In the genome of Cyanobacterium sp. T60_A2020_053, one region contains:
- a CDS encoding GAF domain-containing protein, giving the protein MTQTSPKPTPQVNNSQSKNLEQLNGSSSVTKISSSPVLNQAGNTFKSWWQKQNLKNKATITAILMGVVPSVVVGSIAYLSTNAQFRNQVDLQLAQTASSVTRELETYLNSRLENIEAISQLDVFTIRTFRGAPVTEADQQAYLDNYLQIYPDFDSIGVFNLRGDLVLTTEGRDFGNQFTQGYFSEVINQKSSKISSLIQRNGESYLYMASPILNASQEVTAVVVGSIPVTGIANLFGYIGNNQQDFYIVNSENQIIISSETELVGTTIEEVIPQTRNILGGNTVADVSEVLEGRKNNEEILFALNTWQQDQEQRIWKTLITIDSGTAFAYKSALLGWLFTGVVVTGAAVAVASLLLAGKATDPITKMSRAVKKIGQGELDQQIAVDGDDEIAQLGENVNQMTSQLRNLIQEQQMFASQSNLLKNITLEMTKAFEVNEVFNIAVNEIRQALGSDRVIVYTFNENWQGTVIAESVDRNYPRALGAQIHDPCFEGKYVDKYLNGRVQATNDIYNAGLTDCHLKQLEPFAVKANLVAPVVVEGKLLGLLIAHQCSSPRNWRPNEIDFFTQTATQMGPALERVMLIQNQQLDGFLSVKLKDISFKIAESLNQEKVFEVTTAKTREALRTDRVIIYTFDQDWKGTIIAESVDPQFPQALGAMIKDPCFADKYVDKYKQGRVQATPNIYTAGLTKCHIEQLEPFAVKANLVTPVIVDNNLLGLLIAHQCSGPRQWTESESSFISQLATQIGPALERIQLLERQRASELEQRQEKERIQQRALELLMQVDPVSQGDLTIRATVTEDEIGTIADSYNATIESLRKIVTQVQGGTRAVTEVVSEQEAVIANLAIEILRQSDDINVALERVQSLSFSARLVLDNAEQAEQAVLQANRSVEEGELAMNRTVDGILAIRETVAETAKKVKRLGESTQKISKVVNLIGSFADQTNLLALNASIEAAHAGEEGRGFAVVAEEVRSLARQSAEATSDIEKVVAEIQQETNEVVKAMEFGTEQVVEGTRLVEETRASLTQITAASAQINQLVTTIASAAAEQSQTSDEITETMADVATIASETSTAVEDVARKFRKLLKVSENLQESVSKFKVS; this is encoded by the coding sequence ATGACCCAGACTTCCCCAAAACCCACTCCTCAAGTTAATAATTCACAGAGCAAAAATCTAGAACAACTGAATGGTTCTTCCTCTGTGACCAAAATATCTTCTAGTCCAGTATTAAACCAAGCTGGTAATACTTTTAAAAGTTGGTGGCAAAAACAAAATTTGAAGAATAAAGCCACCATCACAGCGATTTTGATGGGGGTAGTGCCTTCGGTGGTAGTGGGAAGTATTGCTTATCTTTCTACTAATGCCCAGTTTAGAAATCAAGTTGATTTACAGTTGGCACAAACTGCCTCCAGTGTCACGAGAGAGTTAGAAACTTATTTAAACTCACGATTAGAAAATATTGAAGCCATTAGTCAGTTAGATGTTTTTACTATTAGGACTTTTAGAGGAGCGCCCGTCACCGAAGCAGATCAACAGGCATACCTAGATAACTATTTACAAATTTATCCTGATTTCGATAGTATCGGCGTATTTAACCTGCGTGGTGATTTAGTGCTAACTACGGAGGGGAGAGACTTTGGCAACCAGTTTACTCAGGGTTATTTTAGCGAAGTAATTAACCAAAAAAGTAGCAAAATTAGTTCTTTAATTCAAAGAAATGGTGAAAGTTATTTATATATGGCTTCACCCATTTTGAATGCTAGTCAGGAAGTAACCGCAGTGGTAGTCGGTTCTATTCCCGTCACCGGTATTGCTAACTTATTTGGTTACATCGGAAATAATCAACAGGATTTTTATATTGTTAACAGTGAAAATCAGATTATTATTAGTTCAGAAACTGAATTAGTGGGTACTACCATAGAAGAAGTAATTCCCCAAACCCGTAATATTCTTGGTGGTAACACCGTAGCGGATGTCAGTGAAGTATTAGAAGGAAGAAAAAATAACGAGGAGATTTTATTTGCTCTAAATACTTGGCAACAAGATCAAGAACAAAGAATTTGGAAAACTTTAATTACCATTGATAGTGGTACAGCCTTTGCCTATAAAAGTGCTTTGTTGGGATGGTTATTCACTGGGGTAGTGGTGACGGGCGCTGCGGTGGCAGTTGCTTCCTTGCTTCTAGCTGGAAAAGCTACTGACCCCATTACCAAAATGTCTCGAGCTGTGAAAAAAATTGGTCAAGGAGAATTAGATCAACAAATTGCTGTTGATGGGGATGACGAGATTGCACAGTTAGGGGAAAATGTCAACCAAATGACTTCCCAACTGCGGAATTTGATTCAGGAACAACAAATGTTTGCTTCTCAGTCGAACTTGCTGAAAAATATTACCCTTGAAATGACCAAAGCCTTTGAAGTTAATGAGGTGTTCAATATTGCTGTTAACGAAATTCGTCAAGCGCTAGGTTCTGATCGAGTCATTGTCTATACTTTCAATGAAAATTGGCAAGGGACAGTAATTGCTGAATCAGTAGATCGGAACTACCCACGCGCGCTGGGGGCTCAAATTCATGATCCCTGTTTTGAAGGAAAATACGTTGATAAATATCTCAATGGTCGGGTACAAGCTACCAACGACATCTACAATGCCGGTTTAACAGATTGTCATCTCAAGCAGTTGGAACCCTTTGCTGTCAAAGCCAATTTAGTAGCGCCCGTCGTCGTAGAAGGAAAACTATTAGGACTATTGATTGCTCATCAGTGTTCTAGCCCCAGAAATTGGCGCCCTAATGAAATCGACTTTTTCACCCAAACAGCTACTCAAATGGGTCCAGCTTTAGAACGGGTAATGTTGATTCAAAACCAGCAGTTAGACGGTTTCTTATCAGTCAAATTAAAAGACATCAGTTTCAAAATTGCTGAATCTCTCAATCAAGAAAAAGTTTTCGAGGTAACCACCGCTAAAACCAGAGAAGCCTTGAGAACGGATCGAGTGATTATCTATACTTTTGATCAAGATTGGAAAGGTACTATTATTGCCGAATCTGTCGATCCACAGTTTCCCCAAGCCTTGGGTGCTATGATTAAAGACCCTTGTTTTGCTGATAAGTATGTGGACAAATACAAACAAGGTCGAGTCCAAGCCACACCGAATATTTACACCGCTGGGCTGACGAAATGCCATATTGAGCAGTTAGAACCCTTTGCAGTGAAAGCAAACTTAGTAACACCAGTAATTGTGGATAATAACCTTTTAGGTTTATTAATTGCTCACCAATGTTCCGGACCTCGTCAGTGGACAGAATCAGAATCCAGCTTTATTTCTCAGTTAGCCACTCAAATTGGACCAGCTTTAGAACGTATCCAGTTATTGGAAAGACAAAGAGCTTCAGAATTAGAGCAAAGACAAGAGAAAGAAAGAATCCAGCAAAGGGCATTAGAACTCTTAATGCAGGTTGACCCCGTATCTCAAGGGGATTTGACCATTCGTGCCACAGTAACGGAAGATGAAATTGGTACTATCGCTGACTCATACAATGCGACCATTGAAAGTTTGAGAAAAATCGTAACTCAAGTACAAGGTGGTACTCGTGCGGTAACGGAGGTAGTTAGTGAACAGGAAGCAGTTATTGCTAACTTGGCAATAGAAATTCTCCGTCAGTCTGATGATATTAACGTAGCATTAGAACGGGTTCAATCTTTGTCCTTCTCAGCGCGCCTCGTCCTCGATAACGCCGAACAAGCTGAACAAGCAGTATTACAAGCCAATCGCAGTGTAGAAGAAGGGGAATTAGCGATGAATCGTACGGTTGATGGTATTTTAGCCATTCGAGAAACCGTAGCAGAAACCGCCAAAAAAGTAAAACGATTAGGGGAATCAACCCAAAAAATTTCTAAAGTTGTGAACCTGATTGGTAGTTTTGCCGATCAAACCAACCTATTAGCGTTAAACGCATCCATTGAGGCGGCGCACGCCGGGGAAGAAGGTCGAGGTTTTGCGGTAGTTGCGGAGGAAGTGCGCTCACTGGCGCGCCAGTCAGCAGAAGCGACATCGGATATTGAAAAAGTAGTAGCTGAGATTCAACAGGAAACCAATGAAGTAGTAAAAGCTATGGAATTTGGTACAGAACAGGTAGTAGAAGGTACAAGGTTAGTAGAAGAAACTCGAGCATCCTTGACCCAAATTACCGCAGCCTCAGCCCAAATTAACCAATTAGTAACTACCATCGCCTCGGCGGCGGCAGAACAGTCTCAGACATCAGACGAAATCACGGAAACCATGGCAGATGTTGCCACCATTGCCAGTGAAACTTCTACGGCGGTGGAAGACGTAGCACGCAAATTCCGTAAATTATTGAAAGTTTCTGAAAATTTACAAGAAAGTGTCAGTAAATTTAAAGTTAGTTAG